One stretch of Brettanomyces nanus chromosome 4, complete sequence DNA includes these proteins:
- a CDS encoding uncharacterized protein (BUSCO:EOG09341RA9): MSRNKRTYPKGQYAGAKRLKAHAKLLSQGGEEPEEESILKSIKIHPLLRGTNGDGARLPVPSEWKSNQDESKLKNPIKNSKWRSSKGFFINPYIDQNDISKAPVRQKRLMQVNEKGKYVREAQLLREQLEQEQEEEERQNRLKSLHLIPDEKLGEQYYAPTLPPNIEWWDQELMRIKSYDGLGDESNVTYKDISDENNPITIYIQHPVPIPAPWEKSLPQLKPLYLTKEEKKRLRKNARTARIEEKRDRVKLGLDPAPPPKVKLKNLMNVLTNETIKNPTEVEMKIKQEVEQRQIEHEKMNKDRQLTKEQRRDKLQKGVDKDRLKKGYHSCIFRVGRLTNPKHVYKVDINAKEYGLTGLCLNLKDGISLVIVEGGQKAVNKYKKLMLRRIKWQENERPNTEKNNDSLPLEDLSSNDCQLVWEGELPLLHFRKWSMYNYETEDSIVDILGRYKLENYWRQANA; this comes from the coding sequence ATGAGTCGCAATAAGAGGACATATCCGAAAGGGCAGTATGCTGGAGCAAAAAGGCTGAAGGCACATGCTAAATTATTGTCCCAGGGTGgagaagaaccagaagaggaatcaATACTAAAAAGTATTAAAATTCATCCACTCTTGAGAGGTACCAATGGAGATGGGGCTCGATTGCCTGTTCCGTCTGAATGGAAAAGCAATCAAGATGAATCAAAACTAAAGAACCCGATCAAGAATAGTAAGTGGAGGTCAAGCAAAGGTTTCTTTATTAATCCATATATCGATCAGAATGATATTTCTAAAGCTCCAGTTAGGCAGAAAAGATTGATGCAGGTGAATGAAAAGGGAAAATACGTACGAGAAGCGCAACTGCTTCGAGAGCAATTGGAGCAAGagcaggaagaggaggaaaggCAAAATAGGTTGAAAAGTCTACATCTAATACCGGATGAGAAGCTTGGTGAACAGTATTATGCCCCCACATTGCCGCCCAATATTGAATGGTGGGACCAGGAGCTAATGAGAATCAAAAGCTATGATGGCCTCGGTGATGAGAGTAATGTGACTTATAAGGACATCagtgatgaaaataatCCGATTACGATATATATTCAGCATCCTGTTCCAATACCCGCACCGTGGGAGAAGAGTTTACCGCAACTAAAGCCATTGTATCTCActaaggaagagaagaaaaggttGCGAAAGAATGCCCGTACGGCAAGAATTGAGGAGAAACGAGATAGAGTCAAGTTAGGACTTGATCCTGCACCTCCTCCCAAggtgaagttgaagaatctcATGAATGTACTAACGAACGAAACAATTAAGAACCCGACCGAAGTCGAAATGAAGATTAAACAAGAGGTAGAGCAAAGACAGATCGAGCACGAAAAAATGAACAAGGATAGGCAACTTACTAAAGAGCAGCGACGTGACAAGCTTCAGAAAGGGGTAGACAAAGATCGACTGAAAAAAGGATATCACAGCTGTATTTTTAGAGTGGGAAGACTCACAAATCCTAAGCATGTATACAAAGTGGATATTAATGCCAAGGAGTACGGACTTACTGGGTTGTGTCTGAATTTAAAGGACGGAATCAGCTTGGTAATTGTGGAAGGAGGACAGAAAGCTGTAAATAAGTATAAGAAACTCATGCTAAGACGAATCAAGTGGCAAGAAAACGAGAGACCGAATACCGAGAAAAATAATGATTCATTGCCATTGGAAGACTTGAGTTCCAACGATTGTCAGTTGGTCTGGGAAGGAGAGCTTCCCCTTCTCCATTTTCGCAAGTGGAGTATGTATAATTATGAAACAGAGGACTCCATCGTGGACATTTTAGGAAGGTACAAGCTTGAAAACTACTGGAGGCAAGCAAATGCCTAA
- the HSP10 gene encoding 10 kDa heat shock protein (BUSCO:EOG09344KE7), protein MSTLSNFIKSAKSIIPTFDRVLVQRIKASQKTASGIYIPEKNLSKPNVANVIAIGPGYTAQGGQLIKPTVAVGDKVLIPPHGGSQITLNKEEYLLLRDSDILAKIQD, encoded by the exons ATGTCCACATTG TCCAATTTCATTAAATCTGCTAAGTCGATCATCCCAACGTTTGACAGAGTTTTGgtccaaagaatcaagGCTTCTCAGAAGACTGCCTCTGGTATCTACATTCCCGAAAAAAACCTTTCCAAGCCAAATGTTGCCAATGTTATTGCCATTGGTCCCGGTTACACTGCTCAAGGTGGCCAGCTTATTAAGCCAACCGTTGCCGTTGGTGACAAAGTCTTGATTCCTCCTCATGGAGGAAGCCAGATCACCCTCAACAAAGAAGAGTACCTACTTCTTAGAGATTCCGATATATTGGCTAAGATTCAGGATTAA
- a CDS encoding uncharacterized protein (BUSCO:EOG09343EGR), giving the protein MLVLATGDLHVPERAVDIPAKFKKLLQPRGKILQVLCTGNVTSPSSIQFLKSLSPDFQMVKGEQDKDLSLPLSLVFTYDKLKVGLIDGFEIVPKSDPLGLLAQARMMDVDILIYGSTHKVEAYTLDEKFFINPGSVTGAFNADSMDKEDLEIIESILKEEEEVLKKEEENDIKDDNDEKEDNDEKDDNGKKDDENDKKDDENDKNEKEEMKEKIPDNKEDAKGAKSDAVPEKSVGTEEGNVLVSVETDDENLDTTEIEPFLDPIPSFCLLDLQGSTCTLYLYTLIDGEVKVDKLTYRKGELS; this is encoded by the coding sequence ATGTTAGTGCTGGCAACTGGAGATCTTCATGTTCCAGAGAGAGCGGTGGATATTCCTGCTAAATTTAAAAAGCTTTTACAGCCTCGAGGCAAAATACTGCAGGTGCTATGCACGGGAAACGTCACTAGTCCATCGAGCATTCAATTCTTGAAGTCATTGTCTCCCGACTTTCAAATGGTGAAGGGCGAACAAGATAAAGATTTGTCGTTACCTTTGTCGTTGGTGTTCACTTATGATAAGTTGAAGGTGGGACTCATTGATGGCTTTGAAATAGTGCCCAAGTCAGATCCACTTGGGTTGTTGGCACAGGCCAGAATGATGGATGTGGATATACTAATTTACGGATCAACACATAAAGTCGAGGCCTATACGTTGgatgaaaagtttttcaTCAATCCAGGAAGTGTCACTGGAGCGTTTAATGCAGATTCTATGGATAAGGAAGATTTGGAGATTATTGAGAGCATCCTaaaggaagaggaggaagtgcttaagaaggaggaagaaaacgATATAAAGGACGACAAcgatgaaaaggaagacAACGATGAAAAGGACGACAATGGTAAAAAGGACGATGAAAACGATAAAAAGGACGATGAAAACGATAAGaatgagaaagaggaaatgaaggagaagatcCCAGACAATAAAGAGGATGCAAAGGGTGCTAAATCGGATGCAGTTCCGGAAAAGAGTGTTGGCACGGAAGAAGGAAACGTGCTGGTATCTGTAGAAACGGATGATGAAAACCTAGACACGACAGAAATCGAGCCTTTCCTTGATCCAATTCCTAGTTTTTGTCTTCTAGACTTACAAGGTTCTACATGTACGCTTTACTTGTATACCCTCATAGATGGGGAGGTGAAAGTTGATAAACTTACTTACAGAAAAGGGGAGCTGTCTTGA
- a CDS encoding uncharacterized protein (EggNog:ENOG41), which yields MNDKRRPFCAKLEHDKESESKSNTKPVMFQPAYSLQKPVELQHGTNITLPIPLPQPHLVAGHQYDFNHSYKYSPAVKPPSVPPFPENVSTSSSTTQLPSLLDILHPSRGALPETDLTGQQSVFQPPSALTATYSYPSYNPGVPVAQPLVPVLSYESAQSYQKIQNNIVERIPESQTNSGSMIAESAAIQQPPPPTARYTYSNAVPALQVGPRYYPYTGQMRIPSSSPTLHQNSVPTYISVPYQIGPTGTHPLIVNTPPVVPSPVSVQTGVPLASYSTSATSSISSVITANGSPKSDGYRNGRITLRGGRYFSKKNRSCTICKKVFNRPSGLRIHMHTHTGEKPFQCEWANCGKRFSVRSNMIRHLKIHKREGKRKVKETHNNLHMQDESEAARKQQKSTEKSERGKKVL from the exons ATGAACGATAAGCGTCGACCATTTTGTGCTAAATTAGAACACGATAAAGAATCTGAGAGTAAGAGCAATACTAAACCAGTCATGTTTCAACCTGCTTATTCTTTGCAGAAACCAGTTGAGCTACAGCATGGAACCAATATAACCCTACCAATTCCGTTACCTCAGCCGCATTTGGTTGCTGGCCATCAGTACGACTTTAATCACAGTTATAAGTATTCTCCTGCAGTCAAACCTCCCTCAGTGCCTCCTTTTCCTGAAAATGTCAGTACCTCATCTAGTACTACTCAATTGCCTAGTTTGCTGGATATTTTGCATCCAAGCCGTGGTGCTCTTCCTGAAACTGATCTTACTGGTCAGCAGTCTGTATTTCAGCCCCCGTCCGCTTTGACGGCTACTTATAGTTATCCTTCATACAACCCTGGTGTACCTGTGGCCCAGCCACTGGTTCCTGTTTTGTCGTACGAATCTGCACAATCCTATCAGAAAATTCAGAATAATATTGTTGAAAGGATCCCCGAATCTCAAACGAATTCAGGTTCGATGATCGCAGAATCTGCCGCCATTCAGCAGCCACCTCCTCCAACTGCAAGATACACATACTCTAACGCAGTACCAGCATTGCAAGTCGGTCCAAGGTATTATCCTTATACGGGGCAGATGAGAATACCATCATCGTCTCCTACTCTTCATCAGAATTCGGTACCTACTTATATTTCAGTGCCGTATCAAATAGGTCCTACGGGGACGCATCCACTTATTGTCAATACACCTCCTGTTGTTCCTTCTCCTGTCTCGGTCCAGACGGGTGTACCACTTGCTAGCTATTCTACTTCTGCTACTAGTTCGATTTCCTCCGTAATCACAGCAAATGGCAGTCCAAAAAGTGATGGCTACAGAAACGGAAGGATTACTCTTAGAGGAGGCAGgtatttttcaaagaaaaatcgTAGCTGTACGATTTGCAAGAAAGTGTTCAACAGACCATCTGGTTTAAGGATACATATGCATACGCATACTGGAGAAAAGCCATTTCAATGTGAGTGGGCCAATTGTGGAAAGAGATTCTCCGTGAGATCGAACATGATCAGGCATCTCAAGATTCATAAAAGAGAGGGAAAGAGGAAGGTGAAAGAAACACACAACAACTTACACATGCAGGACGAATCAGAAGCTGCACGGAAGCAGCAGAAATCCACAGAAAAGTCAGAG AGGGGCAAGAAAGTGTTGTGA
- the NOG1 gene encoding Nucleolar GTP-binding protein 1 (BUSCO:EOG0934132M), protein MQLSWKDISAVPEANDLLDIVLNRTQRKTPTVIRPGFKIQRIRAFYMRKVKFTAEGFGDKFDAILQGFPNINDLHPFQRDLMDTLYEKNHYKVSLASVSKARTLIEKIARDYVRLLKFGQSLFQCKELKRAALGRMATMVKKLKDPLLYLEQVRQHLGRLPSIDPNTRTLLICGYPNVGKSSFLRSITKADVEVQPYAFTTKSLYVGHFDYKYLRFQAIDTPGILDRPTEEMNNIEMQSIYAIAHLRSCVLYFMDVSEQCGFSIEDQVKLYNSIKPLFANKSVLIVVNKADIIKLEDLDDEKQQLVQTMLDVPGAEIMQTSCFEEENVMQVRNKACEKLLASRIEQKLKGSARVSTVLNKIHVSKPQVRDDLDRPAYIPEAVKKQQKFDPNDPNKHILAREIEAENGGAGVYNINLKDKYILEEEEWKNDVMPEVLNGRNVYDFLDPDITDKLQLLEAEEERLEKEGFYDSDDEENALLKTPEARDIRKKARWIRNKQRMMIYEARQRKALNNKALLPRSKLTKSYKDMENHMYMVGHDVGKLRAKKEASHKNVTVAGADIMRASMLLNDSGESFSSTLRQSDRLHAGVNDASLRSKAERLNKLQRRTRNMQARAGESDRRIPDEMPKHLNSGKRGIGKTQRR, encoded by the coding sequence atgcaaTTAAGTTGGAAAGATATATCGGCCGTTCCTGAGGCCAATGACCTCTTGGATATTGTGCTAAATAGAACCCAACGTAAGACACCTACCGTTATCAGACCGGGTTTTAAGATTCAACGTATTAGAGCGTTTTACATGAGAAAGGTGAAGTTTACTGCCGAAGGTTTTGGTGATAAATTTGATGCTATACTACAAGGTTTCCCTAATATTAATGACCTTCATCCCTTCCAAAGGGATTTGATGGATACGTTGTACGAGAAGAATCATTATAAGGTGTCATTGGCATCCGTTTCCAAGGCTAGAACCTTGATCGAGAAAATTGCTCGTGATTATGTCAGGTTATTGAAGTTCGGTCAGTCTCTTTTCCAGTGTAAAGAGTTAAAAAGGGCCGCCCTTGGTCGTATGGCCACTATGGTTAAAAAGCTTAAGGATCCACTTCTTTATTTGGAACAGGTTAGACAGCATTTGGGCCGTCTACCTTCGATCGATCCTAATACTAGGACTTTATTGATATGCGGTTATCCTAACGTGGGTAAGTCGTCTTTCCTTAGGTCAATCACCAAAGCTGATGTTGAAGTGCAACCTTATGCGTTCACCACTAAATCTTTGTATGTTGGACATTTCGATTATAAGTATTTGCGATTCCAAGCTATAGATACCCCAGGTATTCTTGACAGGCCTACAGAGGAGATGAATAACATAGAGATGCAGTCTATCTATGCCATTGCGCATTTGAGATCGTGCGTTTTGTACTTTATGGATGTTTCAGAACAGTGTGGTTTCTCTATTGAAGACCAAGTGAAGCTCTACAATTCTATCAAACCTTTATTTGCGAATAAGTCCGTTCTTATTGTTGTTAACAAGGCCGATATCATTaagcttgaagatcttgatgaCGAGAAACAGCAGCTTGTTCAGACAATGCTCGATGTTCCTGGTGCTGAAATCATGCAAACTTCCTGTTTCGAGGAAGAGAACGTCATGCAGGTGAGAAACAAAGCTTGCGAGAAATTACTTGCTTCAAGAATTGAGCAGAAGCTAAAGGGATCTGCTAGAGTTAGCACTGTACTCAACAAGATTCATGTGTCCAAGCCACAAGTTCGTGACGATTTGGACAGGCCTGCTTACATCCCAGAGGCTGTTAAAAAACAGCAGAAGTTTGATCCAAACGATCCAAACAAGCATATATTAGCTAGAGAAATCGAAGCCGAGAATGGAGGCGCTGGTGTCTACAACATCAACCTCAAGGACAAGTACATTCtagaggaggaagagtGGAAGAATGATGTGATGCCAGAAGTTCTCAATGGCAGAAACGTTTACGATTTCTTGGATCCAGATATCACTGATAAATTACAGTTGTTGGAAGCTGAAGAGGAACGGttggagaaggaaggaTTTTACGACTCagacgatgaagagaatgCATTACTTAAAACACCAGAGGCCAGAGATATTCGCAAGAAGGCCAGATGGATTCGAAACAAGCAAAGAATGATGATCTATGAAGCCAGACAAAGAAAGGCTCTCAACAACAAGGCTTTGTTACCAAGATCTAAGTTGACGAAGTCATACAAGGATATGGAGAATCATATGTACATGGTCGGCCATGATGTTGGTAAATTAAGAGCTAAGAAGGAGGCATCACATAAGAATGTGACGGTCGCGGGAGCAGACATAATGCGTGCATCGATGTTGTTGAACGACTCCGGGGAATCATTCTCCTCTACTCTCAGACAGTCTGATCGTTTACATGCTGGTGTTAACGATGCTTCCCTTAGATCGAAGGCTGAGAGATTGAATAAGCtacaaagaagaacgagGAACATGCAAGCCAGGGCAGGTGAGTCCGATAGAAGAATTCCAGACGAGATGCCTAAGCACTTGAACTCCGGTAAGCGTGGTATTGGTAAGACCCAGAGACGTTAA
- the MNN9 gene encoding Golgi mannosyltransferase complex subunit (BUSCO:EOG09342BPI~CAZy:GT62), producing the protein MLPLKYRRLPRLFRSGPVNFIVVIGALVILGFYLLSTDTTSKANSPYKYRKVDNDPFDFAQAPGDHITHYDLNKLTSTSDSLKHKERVLILTPMAKFHQGYWDNLLKLSYPRDLLELGFILPRTKEGDEALRSLEKVVKRVQNPKSKTPKFSGVTILRQDTDAVESQAEKDRHAFKAQKKRRSQMATARNSLLFTTLGPFTSWVLWLDADVVESPTSLIEDLTAHNKAILAANCWQRFYDDEKKENSIRPYDYNNWVESDEGLRIASQLDDDEIIVEGYADMATFRPLMAHFYDANGDPNVEMQLDGVGGTCLLVKSEVHRDGAMFPNFPFYHLIETEGFSKMAKRLGYEVFGLPNYLVYHYNE; encoded by the coding sequence ATGCTTCCTCTCAAGTACCGGCGGCTTCCCCGTCTTTTTAGATCTGGCCCAGTTAATTTCATCGTTGTCATAGGGGCGTTGGTAATCCTCGGATTCTACTTATTGAGTACAGATACAACCTCTAAGGCCAATAGCCCGTACAAATATAGAAAAGTTGACAATGATCCATTTGATTTTGCCCAGGCTCCCGGTGACCACATTACTCACTATGATTTGAATAAGTTGACATCCACGTCCGATTCGTTGAAACATAAAGAGAGGGTGCTAATTTTGACTCCTATGGCAAAGTTTCACCAAGGATATTGGGACAACTTGTTAAAGCTCTCTTACCCTCGCGATCTACTCGAGTTGGGTTTCATATTGCCAAGGacaaaagaaggtgatgaagCATTAAGAAGCTTGGAGAAAGTTGTAAAGAGGGTTCAGAATCCAAAGTCCAAGACCCCTAAATTTTCTGGAGTGACGATTCTTCGTCAAGACACGGATGCCGTAGAATCACAGGCAGAAAAGGATAGGCATGCCTTTAAGGcccagaagaagagacgaTCGCAGATGGCAACTGCCCGAAATTCCCTTTTGTTTACCACTCTGGGGCCATTTACTTCTTGGGTGCTCTGGTTAGATGCCGATGTAGTGGAATCTCCAACGTCTTTAATTGAGGATTTGACTGCCCATAATAAGGCCATTTTAGCGGCCAACTGCTGGCAGAGATtctatgatgatgaaaagaaagagaattcGATTAGACCGTATGATTACAATAACTGGGTGGAATCTGATGAGGGCTTGAGAATTGCTTCTCAATTGGACGATGACGAGATTATTGTCGAAGGTTATGCAGACATGGCCACATTTAGACCTTTGATGGCACATTTCTATGATGCAAATGGAGACCCTAATGTAGAAATGCAGTTAGATGGTGTTGGAGGTACATGCTTGTTGGTTAAGAGTGAGGTTCATAGAGATGGTGCCATGTTCCCCAATTTCCCATTCTACCATTTGATCGAAACTGAAGGTTTCTCTAAGATGGCCAAACGGTTGGGCTACGAGGTGTTTGGTTTACCGAATTATTTAGTCTACCATTACAATGAGTAG
- a CDS encoding uncharacterized protein (MEROPS:MER0059846) has protein sequence MWSLLPNWGFRNLVHATYSKRTVDLPLNDSDDAATIPLKELVRQYVPQAADSYRYWLKPYLFNGALQSMYVTLADFSKAYPVYYARDIVDVTEEEAKKYKNLPSGQFTVDYVVEPKEKTSEEFKRRYQETLPEGYPRLHPRCRYYTEDEMLQVRKLWDADDKPIIIISPGLAGGINEPQIRAISEKLFRSGFHVLVLNSRGCCRSKITTPHLFSGLHTDDMRMTINNLHKRFPGKQIHLAGFSFGGVIISNYLAQEGSDSIISSAVTVSSPWNLLNSCFAINKSFFGRKFFQPAIVYYLNKLAENNRETLKQVPELFDEDEFNRIKKTFKTTEDFDDKYTGRLAGFPSATCYYLASSPIARIFKIKTPMLIINSEDDPMISTDYPYHDIKKNPYLYMATCDLGGHYSFVDINGKFWYVDVVNDFISAFYKHIDQHKKLDDHGFNVSQLHFKDTIDLY, from the coding sequence ATGTGGTCACTTTTGCCTAATTGGGGCTTTAGAAATCTTGTTCATGCTACCTATAGCAAGCGGACTGTGGATCTTCCTTTGAATGATTCAGACGATGCAGCTACAATTCCTCTAAAGGAACTTGTCAGGCAGTATGTCCCTCAAGCTGCTGATAGTTACAGATATTGGTTAAAACCATATCTTTTCAATGGAGCATTGCAGTCAATGTATGTGACGCTTGCAGATTTCTCCAAAGCCTATCCAGTATATTACGCCAGAGATATAGTTGACGTcaccgaagaagaagccaagaAGTACAAGAACCTGCCTTCTGGCCAATTCACCGTGGATTATGTTGTAGAACCAAAGGAAAAGACTTCTGAGGAATTTAAGAGAAGATACCAGGAGACTTTGCCCGAAGGATACCCTAGACTTCACCCTCGTTGCAGATATTACACTGAGGATGAGATGCTTCAGGTTCGCAAGTTATGGGATGCCGATGACAAGCCGATTATCATTATCTCTCCTGGCTTAGCAGGTGGTATCAATGAACCTCAAATCAGAGCCATTTCCGAAAAACTGTTTAGGTCGGGCTTTCATGTTTTGGTGCTAAACAGCAGAGGTTGCTGCAGATCGAAGATTACTACTCCACATCTCTTCTCTGGCTTGCACACTGATGATATGAGAATGACTATCAACAATCTTCATAAGAGATTTCCTGGTAAACAGATTCATCTTGCCGGCTTCTCGTTTGGTGGCGTGATCATATCCAACTACTTGGCTCAAGAAGGTTCTGATTCTATCATTAGCAGTGCCGTCACTGTATCCTCTCCTTGGAATTTGCTCAACTCTTGCTTTGCTATTAACAAAAGTTTCTTTGGCCGGAAGTTTTTCCAACCAGCTATTGTCTATTACTTAAACAAGTTGGCTGAGAATAACAGAGAGACTTTGAAACAGGTTCCAGAGttgtttgatgaagatgagttCAACCGCATTAAGAAGACTTTCAAGACTACTGAGGATTTTGATGACAAATACACTGGCCGTTTGGCTGGCTTCCCATCTGCAACATGTTATTATCTTGCCTCGTCTCCAATTGCTAGAATATTTAAGATCAAGACTCCGATGCTTATTATCAATTCTGAGGACGATCCTATGATATCAACAGACTATCCTTACCACGATATTAAGAAGAACCCTTACTTATATATGGCAACCTGCGATCTGGGTGGTCACTATTCCTTTGTTGATATCAATGGTAAGTTCTGGTACGTTGATGTTGTTAATGACTTCATATCTGCTTTCTATAAACATATCGATCAGCATAAGAAACTCGATGACCACGGCTTCAACGTTTCTCAGTTGCACTTTAAGGATACCATTGATTTATACTGA
- a CDS encoding uncharacterized protein (BUSCO:EOG09341T8T) encodes MLVCLVLAASALQVPAHWEIINFERALDASKSYLKMRHDVTATNIGTEPVDEFVIAIPKEVDENRVIMIPILRSPKTDRAFLEAQKIEVEDGLDDVVYYVMSLPVPISPKSTISLSISIIATHQLKPVPESAPMRDIQALSLKTLKYPISPYVIRKYALALMNVANGELKSDSKEIEPIVLDFHNEGKNIISDPGQGTIKPNTYIPLNVYFTSTEPLPYVTLLQRDYWVSHWGNTLQLEEYYELTNNAVKLDSGFNRADWINQRLGYKITPAMTSIQILLPEQQISDAYFTDKVGNVSTSQFVADRMVLKPRFPIFGGWHYNFTVGWNHKLSDFLKKGPKDEYILKVKLMDGLHDASYEKLNFSVYLPEGAEYISTFIPFKHEGLSIEHSYSYLDIENGHTKITLTFNNLVDELKDADVYVRYKYSFASLIRKPLITSLYVFITLLTLYVLMKVNLSIRPARKID; translated from the exons ATGCTTGT CTGCTTAGTACTGGCAGCTTCTGCATTGCAGGTCCCTGCTCACTGGgagatcatcaattttGAGAGGGCCCTTGATGCTTCCAAATCCTATCTTAAAATGAGACACGATGTTACTGCTACCAACATTGGTACTGAACCTGTCGATGAATTTGTCATTGCCATTCCAAAAGAGGTCGATGAGAACCGTGTAATTATGATTCCAATTCTCAGGTCTCCAAAGACCGATCGTGCTTTCCTTGAAGCGCAGAAGATCGAGGTGGAGGATGGTCTAGACGATGTTGTTTATTACGTCATGAGCCTCCCCGTCCCTATATCTCCAAAATCCACCATTTCTCTCAGCATTTCTATAATTGCCACGCATCAATTGAAGCCGGTTCCCGAGTCTGCTCCAATGAGAGATATTCAAGCTCTGTCTTTGAAGACGTTGAAATATCCTATCAGTCCGTATGTTATTCGGAAATATGCATTGGCTCTAATGAATGTTGCCAACGGCGAACTTAAGTCCGACTCGAAGGAGATAGAGCCTATAGTGTTAGATTTTCACAATGAGGGAAAAAACATCATTTCTGACCCTGGGCAAGGTACTATCAAACCCAACACGTATATTCCACTGAATGTTTACTTCACCAGTACTGAGCCTTTACCGTATGTCactctccttcaaagagaCTATTGGGTTTCCCATTGGGGTAATACTCTTCAATTAGAGGAGTATTATGAATTGACGAATAATGCAGTTAAATTGGATTCTGGTTTCAACAGAGCCGATTGGATTAATCAACGACTAGGATATAAAATAACTCCTGCTATGACATCGATCCAGATTTTGTTGCCCGAACAGCAGATATCTGATGCATACTTTACGGATAAAGTTGGAAACGTCTCTACTTCTCAGTTTGTCGCTGATAGAATGGTGTTGAAGCCGAGATTTCCTATCTTTGGAGGCTGGCATTACAACTTTACCGTTGGATGGAATCATAAGTTGAGTGactttttgaagaagggTCCTAAGGATGAGTATATTCTTAAAGTGAAGTTGATGGATGGGTTGCACGACGCTTCCTACGAGAAGCTCAATTTTTCCGTCTATTTGCCTGAAGGTGCCGAGTACATCAGTACTTTTATCCCATTCAAACATGAGGGGCTCTCTATAGAACACTCATATTCTTATTTGGATATCGAAAATGGACATACCAAGATCACACTCACATTCAATAACCTTGtggatgaattgaaagatgcTGATGTGTATGTCCGCTACAAATATTCATTCGCAAGTTTGATCAGAAAACCTTTGATAACATCCCTATACGTATTTATTACGTTGCTGACATTGTACGTGCTTATGAAGGTTAATCTTTCAATCAGACCTGCGAGAAAGATTGATTGA